One window from the genome of Dermochelys coriacea isolate rDerCor1 chromosome 19, rDerCor1.pri.v4, whole genome shotgun sequence encodes:
- the SRSF4 gene encoding serine/arginine-rich splicing factor 4 isoform X2 produces MEPRYGFVEFDDLRDADDAVYELNGKDLCGERVIVEHARGPRRDSSYGSGRSGYGYRRSGRDKYGPPTRTEYRLIVENLSSRCSWQDLKDYMRQAGEVTYADAHKGRKNEGVIEFKSYSDMKRALEKLDGTEVNGRKIRLVEDRPGSRRRRSYSRSRSHSRSRSRSRHSRKSRSRSGSSKSSHSKSRSRSRSGSRSRSKSRSRSKSRSRGQKEKSRSPIKNDKSRSRSRSAEKTQSKSKDKAEDAVQNNDDAKAKSRSPSKEKSKSKSRSRSGSKERVEEEKESMRRRSRSKEKSRSKEREKSKARSRSKSREESRSRSRSKSKDKRKGRKRSRDDSRSRSRSHSKSEKSRRRSKRDSKSSNKKKKKEDQERSRSRSRSRSRSRSESKEKEHLKRESDTKEVKNEGEEMDKSHESRSRSRSNSKSKPNVKSESRSRSKSISKTRSRSKSRSRSASKSPSRSRSRSRSRS; encoded by the exons GCCAGGGGCCCACGACGTGACAGCAGTTATGGTTCTGGACGCA GTGGATATGGTTATAGAAGAAGCGGAAGAGATAAGTACGGTCCTCCTACCCGTACAGAGTACAGATTGATCGTGGAAAATCTGTCAAGCCGTTGCAGTTGGCAAGATTTGAAG GATTATATGCGTCAGGCAGGCGAAGTGACATATGCAGACGCACacaaagggagaaaaaatgaAGGTGTGATTGAGTTCAAATCCTATTCGGATATGAAAAGAGCCCTTGAAAAGCTGGATGGGACAGAAGTGAATGGCAGAAAGATTAGGTTAGTGGAAGACAGGCCTGGATCCAGACGGCGCCGCTCCTATTCCAGAAGCCGAAGCCATTCGAG GTCTCGCTCTCGAAGCAGACATTCTCGTAAGAGCAGGAGCCGTAGTGGCAGTAGCAAAAGCAGCCATTCCAAGAGTAGATCAAGATCCAG GTCTGGGTCCCGTTCTAGAAGTAAGAGCCGTAGTCGAAGCAAGAGCCGTAGTAGAGGCCAAAAGGAAAAAAGCCGGAGTCCaatcaaaaatgataaaagtaggAGCCGCAGCAGGAGTGCAGAGAAAACCCAGAGCAAAAGTAAAGACAAAGCGGAGGATGCTGTCCAGAACAACGACGACGCAAAAGCAAAGAGCAGGAGCCCCAGCAAGGAAAAGAGTAAGAGTAAAAGTAGGAGCAGGAGTGGAAGCAAGGAGAgagtggaggaagagaaggagagcatgaggaggaggagtagGAGTAAGGAGAAAAGTAGGAGTAAAGAGAGGGAAAAGAGCAAGGCTAGGAGCAGGAGCAAGAGCAGAGAGGAGAGTAGGAGCAGGAGTCGTAGTAAGAGTAAGgacaaaaggaaaggaaggaagaggagtaGGGATGACAGCAGAAGTAGGAGCAGGAGCCACAGCAAGAGTGAGAAAAGCAGAAGGCGCAGCAAGCGAGACAGCAAAtctagcaacaagaagaaaaagaaggaagacCAAGAGCGGTCCCGGTCCAGGTCTAGGTctagatccagatccagatcGGAGTCCAAGGAAAAGGAGCATCTAAAACGAGAATCTGACACAAAGGAGGTAAAAAATGAGGGTGAGGAAATGGACAAAAGTCATGAATCTCGATCCAGATCTAGGTCAAATTCTAAATCCAAACCAAATGTCAAATCAGAATCTCGCTCCCGATCAAAGTCAATTTCAAAAACTAGGTCCCGGTCCAAGTCTAGATCTAGGTCTGCCTCTAAATCACCATCCCGATCTAGATCAAGATCTCGTTCGAGGTCCTAA